ACACCTCACAGATCGACTTGCCCACGTCAGCCAAGAGTGGCTTGATTGACGCCGTGCGTCGCTTGAGCGGAATCCGCGGCTCCTCAACCGTCACACTGACGGGTTCAGATATTGTGCGTCATCGGTTGGTTCAAGAGATCGTGCGTGCCTACGAGGAGGGAGGCAGTTAGGTTGATAGGTAGTTAGGTGATAGGGAATTAGTGATTACTTTCGAAGAAACCCCAGCGCGTTTGTAAAGCAACCACCAAGCCCTATTAACCTAATCCCCTAATAGCTAAGCCCTACTATGAGCAACGGCAACACTCAAAAACGAACCCGCCAGCAGCGCGTTGCAGCAGTTGAGCTTCAACCGGGGGTCTGGCGTACCCTTTGGTCGAATCTTCAGCGCGGCGGGGTTTTGCTGCGCATTGGTTTGGCTGCTGGGGCCGCTTTGTTCTTGTGGGCTTTCACGCAAAGCTGGGATCCGCCCTTTGAGTATCAAAAGGGTGAAATCCCTCAACGTGATCTGGTCGCGCGGACTGATTTCGAACAGCTTGATGAGAAAGCGACCGAGGAAGCGAAAGAGAAGGCACGAAAGCTGGCAGTTGCCATCTTCAATCAAGACCCGGCGCCTCTGGAACAGATGCGTGCCCAACTAGTCGGAGAGATCACGAAGCTACTTGCTGCCAAGTCATGGGAAGAAGTTGACTCGAACCTGTGGGCGGAGTTTCAGCCACCTCTAGCCCCAGGGACTCCTGACCCGACCGACGAACAGCGTGTCGCTCAATTCGAGCGATTTCAAGAGGCGTTCAGCGAAGAAGGGGCCATCGATAAGTTTGCCGAGGAACTGGCCGCTGTGATGGCACCTTTTGAGCAGTGGGGTCTGCTTGAGCCATTGCCTGCCGAGTGGGATGCCAACTTTGAGAAGATCGAGGTTCGCACCAAGGACAGCGAGTCGTTCGGTGCTCAGAAGGAAGTTTCCGAAGTTCTCATTGAGAACGTCGCCGCGAAATTGCAGCAATCACTCAATGAGCGGCTTAGTTCGTTGGAACTTGCTCAGAAAGTTTTCGCCTGGCTCCGTCCGCGGCTAAAGCCGACGCTTGTTGTTGACCATGATGCGACGCATCTGGCACAAGACGAGATGGCAGAGAACGAACCGCCGGTCACCAAGCCTTACCGAGCTGGTGAGGATGTTCTGGCCACCGCGGGAGAACCGCTCTCCGAAGACGCCATGAAGCTCCTGGAGTTGGAGTACCAGCAACAAAGCTCAGATCGCACTTTTGCTGAAAGGCTGCAACGATCCGTTTCGATCTTAGGAATGTTCGTTGCGCTCTACACACTATGCGCTGTGTATATCTATGCTCGAGAGCCAAAAATTATCAACGAGCTTTTGCGTTTGGTGACGCTCCTCTCACTAGTGGTGATTACCGTAGCTTTGGCAAAGATCATCAATCAGTACAGTTCAGCAGTTGATGTGCTGCCGTTGCTTCTGTGCGGGATGACCTTGGCCATTGCTTATGGACAGGAGCTTTCACTGCTGATCTCAGCGTGTATCGCGCTGATTATTGTGTTGACGAACGGTCACGATTTCCCACAAGCATTAGTGCTGACGGCGACGACCGCAGGCGCTATTCTGGTTCTGAAGCAGGTGCGCACCCGTAGCAAGCTACTGCTGGTTGGTTTTACCGCTGCTGTTGTTGGCTTTCTGACAACCTTAGGCGTTGGCACCCTCTATGGTCGTCCCCTGCCGTTGCTACTCGAAGAAGGGGGGCACTTGGCCCTTTGGTCGGTGATTGCGGGTTCGCTCATGACCGTCTTGCTGCCAGCGGTCGAAAGAGCCTTCAATGTGCTGACCGATATGCGTCTGTTCGAGCTTGGCGATCCGGCATTACCTCTTCTGCAAGAGCTCGTTCGCCGTGCCCCAGGCACGTACAACCATTCGATTACCGTTGCTTCGCTGGCGGAATCGGCCGCGGAAGCGATCGGTGCGCGTGGGTTGCTCGTTCGCGTGGGTGCTTACTATCACGACATCGGCAAAATGCTCAAGCCGGGATACTTTATTGAGAACCAAGGCCAGGGCGACAACCGGCACGATTCGCTGATGCCGGCGATGAGTACCTTGGTGATCATCGCCCACGTCAAAGACGGCGCTGACCTCGCGCGGCAGAACAACATCCCGGAGGCGTTGATTGACTTTATCCAGCAACATCACGGAACGACTTTGGTCGAGTACTTCTACCGACAGGCGAACGAGCAGCGTGAGAAGGAAGATCCCGAAGGGAGCGAAGTTGATGAGAGTTCATTCCGCTATCCCGGGCCCCGTCCACAAACGCGGGAAGCGGGCGTTCTCATGCTTGCAGACGCTGTCGAAAGTGCTAGCCGAGTGTTGAAAGAGCCCACGCCGTCGCGAATTGAGAGCTTGGTCGAAGACCTGACGATGAAGCGGCTGCTCGATGGTCAGTTTGACGAATCAGGTCTGACGCTGGAAGAAGTGCGCAAAGTTGGCGAAAGTTTGGTAAAATCACTGACAGCGAAATACCATGGGCGAGTCAAGTACCCCGACCAAGTGACCGCTTAATCGCTAGCCGCTGGTTGGGGCAATCGATTTCGTCAGGCGAACTTTTTGGAAAATAATGACACCGCGAACTTCGGAACTCATCGACAACACTCAAGTCGCTTCTGGCGATGATTCGGAGCCTCCGGGGGCAGGTTCTGCTTCCGGAGTAGATTCTGTCGAGATCGCGATATCGAACGAGCAAGCCTTGCTCACCATCGACGAAGAGGCGGTAAGACGAGCAGTGCGTCAGGTCCTCTCTGCTGGCAACGAACCCTCCGCTACGATCAGCGTAGCAATCGTAGATGACGCTACGATGCGCCCGCTGAATAAGCAGTTTCTCGAACACGATTACACGACCGACGTTCTGAGTTTTGCACTGAACGAAGCCGAGGAGCCGCTCTCGGGTGAGTTGATCGTCAACGCTGAATACGCGGCAAGAGAAGCTGTGGAGATCGGCTGGTCAGCAGAGGAAGAGTTTTTGCTCTACGTAATTCATGGAATGTTGCATTTGATAGGCTATTGCGATAAGTCGGACGAGTCAGCTATCAAGATGCGCGCCGCTGAGAAACAGATCCTTATTAAACTTGGCATTCAGACGAGTACTTCAGACTCGCGCTGGGCGGACGGCGGGCAAGCGAAACTCTCTGGTCGGAAAGGAACGACGCACTCGTGACCCTTGCGGTGTTGTTTTGGACGAGCCTGACGGCGTTTTTCGCAGCGATGCTAACCAACCTTGGTTATCGCACGCTCAAGGAATTTTCACGGCACGACCTTGAGGAAATCTGCCAACGCAATGAGCGCCACGAACGTCTGGGCCAGATCTTGCGCCTGCATGAGAATGTAGCGATCGGTGTCGAGACACTGTCGGCCTTGTTTACTGCCCTGGCAATCGTAGCTGGTGCCGCTTGTGCGACGATGCGGTGGCAGCTCCAGCCAGATGCCTCTTGGCAGAATCTCTATGGGATTGCAGCTGGGCTTGGGCTGGTGCTTGTGGCAGCGCGTACTTGGGGGCCTTGGGCTCTGTCACGTGTTTTCGCCGCTCGGTTTCTGTTCAACACGTGGCCGCTCTGGCGTGCACTGGCTGTGGTTGCCACGCCGCTTTCCTTCATTGCCAAGCTGCTGGATACGATCCTGCATCGTCTCGTTGGCCAAACCCCACAAGTGATCGATGAGCAGGCGATCGAAGAAGAAATCAGAACGATCGTCAGCGAAGGTCATCGTGAAGGGCTCTTGGAAGACGATGCACGTGAAATGATCGAAGGAGTCATTGAGCTGGGTGAGGATGACGTTTCGCAGATCATGACCCCTCGGACGGACATGCACATGGTGTCCATCAATCTGCCGTGGGACGAAGTGATTGAGGATGTCATCGAGGCGGCTCACACACGGGTGCCCGTCTACGGCGAGAATCGTGACGACATCGTGGGGATTCTCTACAGCAAGGATCTGCTGCCGGAGCTGTCGAAGCCAGACCAAGCAGATCGGCTGCCAATCGTCGAGATTCTCAGGAAGCCTGTGTTCGTTCCCGAGACGAAGCGTGTTGACGATCTCTTACAGATGTTCCAGCAATTGCGGACTCATATCGCAGTGGTTCTTGACGAGTATGGGGGCGTCTCCGGGTTGGTCACGATCGAAGACGTGCTCGAAGAGATCGTCGGCGAAATTGTCGACGAGTACGATCCAGAGCAAGTGGAGGAAATCCAACGGATCGATGTCGACATCTGCGAAGCCCTTGGACGTGCCCATGTCGACGAGATCAACGTGATGATGGGCTTGGAACTGCCGGAGGATGGCGATTTTGATACCATCGGTGGGTTCGTGTTCACGGAACTGGGCCGCGTTCCTCAGCAGGGCGAGTCGGTGATTTGGCAAAACCAGGTAAGAGTCAGCGTCTTGGAAGTTTCCAAACGTCGGATCGAACGCGTAAAGATCGAGCGGCTCACCTCAGGTCAGCTTGAGATCGCTTAGAATCCCACTTCTTCAACTCTCCCTTAGCCGCGGAGCTACGTCTCCGCCGGGAGTTTGCTAGCAGCGTTCCGGCGGAGGCGTAGCTCCGCGGCTAGGGACCACGTGCTCGACTTCTCTCTTGACGTTAGCCAGCGCAGCTTCCTACAGTCTCGCGACTTAGGTTCCACTTTGTGCGCAGACTCTCCCCGAGCGTCATGCGTCGTTCCTCCGATTTTCTACCGCTATGCCGCGAATTACAGCAATTCTTCTCGCAATCGTTGTCGCTCCAGGCTGCGCTTCGTTGGGTGTGCCAACGCCAAGCCTTCCCACGTTCGCGGGCGAGGGAGCGCCTCCGGGCACTGCCGAATGGTGGAAGAAGAACAAGAAAAAAGCGGAATTCGTTCCTGGCGAAGGATATCGCGTTGCAGGTACGGAAGGCTTCTACGATCAGGAAGGACGACCCATTCGGACGCGCGTCGCCAAGCAGGTGAAACCGAAAGAGGGTGGCCTGCTCGCAGATGTGAAACTCAGCGACACATTTCAAGACTTGAAAACCCAAGTCGGCATGGGCCCGGACGAACGGATTGCCCGCACCTCTTATGCTCAAGGTGAGCAACTATTCCGTGAGGAAAAGTACAACGAGGCGGCCAAGCATTTCAAGGAAACGATTGCCCGGGCTCCCGGATCGCAGCTCCAGCAGGATGCGAAGTTCCAACTGGCAGAAAGCTATTTCTTTGCAGAGAGTTACCCGAAGGCGAACGATGCCTACGAGCAGCTCATCCAGGACCATCCCAACTCTCCTCACTTAGACAAAGTGATCCGCCGCCAGTTCGACCTGGCCCGCTATTGGGAGGCACACCACAACTACGATCCTAACTGGGTGACGACGCCGAACTTGTTCGATAAGCGACGCCCACTGTTCGACACTCTCGGGCGAGCGATCAAGAACTACGAGAACATTCGCCTGAACGATCCGACTGGGCCGCTAGCGGACGATGCCGTCATGGCGACAGCCAATTCGTACTTCCTCAGGGGCCGCTATGTCGATGCGGATTACCATTACGATTTGATCCGAAAAGAGTTTCCGCGGAGCGAGCATCAATACGAAGCTCACCTGCTTGGCTTGGAATGTAAGCTGCGCCGCTACCAGGGTTCCGACTATGGCGGTCGGCCATTGCAGGAAGCGGAAAAGCTCGCCAAGCAACTCCGACGTCAGTTCGGCGGACAGCTTGACGAAGAGCAGCGTGGCAGATTACGAGAGCGTGAGGCTCGCCTACGGCAATTGATGGCCGTACGCGATTACGATCTGGCTCAGTACCACGAGGGAAAGAAAGAGTACGGAGCGGCTAAGTTCTACTACCAGCAAATCGCCCGAGACCATCCTCGAACGGAGGCGGCAGAAAAATCGATCGAGCGCTTGGCTGAGTTGAAGGATAAGCCCGACGTTCCAAAAGAGCCGCTCCACTCGATCATGGAGTTGCTTCCCCAAAATGCGGAGCGGACTTCGATTGCACAGATACCGTTGCTTGAAGAGCAGCCGAAGTTGCAAGACGACTCGCAGATTCAGATGGCCACTCGGACCACCAACGAGGAGCAGTCCGATGCTGGTACGATTCAGCGGTAAATTCGTGCTGTTGGTCCTGCTTGGTAGTAGCCTCTCCACGGGCTGTGCTTCGTACCGTGTGGGGGCTCAGTCGCTGTATGCTCCTGACATCGCAACGGTTTATGTGCCGATCATCGAGTCGGACAGCTTTCGGCGAGACTTGGGTGAGCGACTGACCGAGGCGGTGATCAAAGAGATCGAGTCGAAAACTCCTTTCAAGGTAGTTGGTTCGCCCGATGCGGATAGCGTTCTCTCGGTGCGCCTGGTGGGCGACCGGAAGCGGGTAACCATCGAGAATCAGAATGATGATCCGCGTTCGATCGAGATCAACATGGCAGTGCAGGTCACCTGGTTGAACCGCCGGCGTATTCCCATCCAGCCCGTCGCAACCGTGCCGCTCCCCCCGGAAATGTTGCCAGTCAATCAGACGGGAACGCTCATTCCCGAAGTAGGCCAATCAGTGGCCTCCGCACAGCAGCTTTCAATCCAGCGACTGGCGGAGCGTATCGTTTCGACGATGGAAGAACCCTGGTAACCGTGCTAGGCTCAGGGGATGGACCTGACTGGCAAAGATGCTCATCGAGCAACTGTTTGGCAACTGCGTACGCGCAGCCTCACATTCGGCGAACTGCCCCTATTGATGGGGATCGTGAACGTAACTCCAGACAGCTTCTCTGACGGCGGCCGATTTCTGGGCGTCGAGTCAGCAGTGAACCAGGGGCTCAAGCTCGTAGCCGAGGGAGCTGACATTCTCGACATCGGGGGAGAAAGTACGCGACCCTACTCGACCCAAGTAGAGTTGCAGGAAGAGTTAAATCGAGTTCTGCCTGTAATTGAACAACTTGCGAAGGAAACCAAAGTTCCGATTTCGATTGATACTAGCAAAGCAACCGTCGCTCGGGAGGCGATAGCACGCGGGGCGGAGATCATTAACGACGTCACCGGCCTGGAAGGAGACCCAGAGATGGTCTCCGTTGCTGTTGAATCCAACGCCGGGGTTTGTGCCATGCACATGCAAGGCACGCCGCAGACGATGCAGGACGATCCTCGTTACGATGACATTGTCGAAGAGATCGGAGCGTATCTCGCACAGCGGCGTGATGCGCTGCTTGCCGCGGGGCTCAAGCGAGAGCGAATCTGTCTCGACCCAGGAATTGGGTTCGGAAAGACGCACCAACACAACCTCACGCTGATGGCCAGGTGCGAGGCGTTTCACAGGCTGGGGTGTCCGTTGCTCGTGGGGCACTCGCGGAAAGGGTTCTTGGCCAAGGTCATAGGAGACTCAGAGACCGATCGGGCCTCTGCGACCGCCGGATCAGCCATCGCTTTGGCACGTCAGGGGGTACAGGTGATTCGAGTCCATGATGTTCGTGTTGTCCGCGAAACTCTGCTAGCTCACCATGCCTGTGAAAGCGGAAATCTGCCAGAATGAGGCGTCGCTAGCAGCCCTCTCTGACAGCTAAGCGACGTTGACGCAAGCTGCTGTTCGAACGATACTTAGTGGGCTATTTTGCCTATTTCCGACGGCTCCGTGAGCCGCCCTATGTCATGCCCCTCTGATCGACCTCGCTGAAATCCATGTCGCTAGCAACTGAGAGAACCATCGATACTCCGGAGATTGCAACCACCGATCTGGCTACCTACTGCGAAGAAGTTGCGCAAAGAGCCAAAGCCGCCTCTCGAGCATTAGCTCAGCTTCCCGGCGAAGTGAAGAATACTTGGCTGAAGCGTTCCGCGGAGCTCCTGCGAACCAACTTGGAACCCCTGGCGGCCGCCAACGCGATTGATCTGAATGCAGCGCCAGAGTTCGGCCTTACCAAAGCACAAATTGATCGGTTGCGACTCACCCCAGAGCGAATCGAGTCGATAGCCGTTGCTCTCGAGCAGATCGCACAGTTGCCTGAGCCAATCGGCGAGGTGATTAGTTCGACTGTCCGCCCGAATGGCTTGCGTATCGACAAGACACGCGTACCGCTGGGTGTCGTGTTCTTCATTTACGAATCGCGACCGAACGTCACAGCGGATGCAGCGGCGATCTGCGCTAAAGCTGGTAACGCAGTGATCCTTCGTGGTGGCAAAGAAGCGATGCAATCTAGTCGAGCGATTGTGGTGCTCCTGCAAAAGGCAGCCCGCGAAGTCGGTTTTCCTGCTGATGCTGTGCAGTTGGTTTCCACAACGGATCGTGCCGCTGTTGGTCATTTTCTAGGTCTTTCAGAACTAATTGACGTCGCCATCCCTCGCGGTGGTGAAGGTCTCATCCGGCGGGTGGCGGCAGAGGCAACAATGCCAGTCATCAAGCACTACGACGGCAATTGCCACGTCTATGTGGATGCTACCGCCGATTTGGAGATGGCCGAGCAGATTGTCGTGAACTCGAAGTGCCAGCGCATGGGAGTCTGTAACGCAGCCGAATCGCTACTTGTCCACGCCGATGTCGCTAGTGAATTTCTGCCGAAGATCGACAAGTCGTTGGCGGATGAAGATGTTGAAATCCGTGGCGATGAGCGCAGTTGCGAACTCATCAGCCGTGCTGTTGCTGCCTCGGACGAAGACTACGGTGCTGAGTTTCTTGGCCCCATCATTTCGCTCAAGGTGGTGGCTTCTGCGAGAGAAGCGATCGAACATATCAATCGTTACGGATCGCACCACACGGATGCGGTGGTGACGGAAGATTTGAAGGTTGCCACGAAGTTCGCCAACGAGGTTGATAGTGCGGCAGTCGTGGTGAACGCTAGTACTCGTTTCAACGACGGTGGCGAGTTCGGATTGGGGGCGGAAATAGGAATTAGCACCGATAAGTTTCATGCCCGCGGCCCCTGCGGAGTCGATGAACTCACCAGCTACAAGTATGTTGTCAATGGATCAGGTCAGGTGAGGAGTTAGCCCCAACCTGCCGCTGATGAAACGCAAAGGAGTGCGTGGATGTCCGACGATACCCTAAGCCAGGAAGAGATGGATAGCCTGCTCGGGGGAGGCGATGCGCCCGGCGAATCCGACGAATCGGGAACTCCGGCACCACGACGCCAGAAAGTGACCGTCTACGACTTCAAGCGTCCTGAACGCGTCGGCAAAGAGCAGATGCGTGCCCTCCAGACAATGCACGAGGGCTTCGGGCGTAATTTTGGAGCCTCACTCTCGGCACTGTTACGGACGATTGTTGAGGTGAAACTCACGAGCGTCGACCAGCTCACCTATAGTGAATTCGTTTTCAGTCTTGAGAATCCAACCTGCTTTAATCTGGTCAATGCCGAGCCGCTTGAAGGGCAACTCATTCTCGACCTGAACCCTTCGATTCTCTTTCCGATTATCGATCGCATGCTGGGTGGCAGTGCGAATTCCCCACCGCCTGCCAGGCGACCGCTTACCGAAATCGAGTTGCGCCTTGTCTCGAAGATTACGAATCTCTTCCTGCGTGAAATGCAGAACGCTTGGGAGAATGTTCTTGAACTCAACTTGAGCGTGGATCGCGTTGAGAGCAATCCGCAGCTCGTGCAGATCATCCCCGCGAACGAAGTGATCGTACTCGTGAGCTTCGAACTAACCGTTGGCAGTACACGGGGGATGATCAATTTATGTATCCCTTTCAATTCGATTGAGCGGATCAGTAGCAAGCTCTCCTCGAATAGCTGGGTCAGCTACAGCCGACGCCCACCCACGGCTGAGTCGATGCAGCAGATTAGCGACCACTTGGCTGAAGCTCCCGTCGAGGTAGTCGTAGAGATGGCCAGAACCAAGATTACGACGGCTGATCTGCTCGGGCTACAAGTTGGCGACATCGTTGCTAGCGAAAAAGATGTCAACGAGCCGCTACTTGTTTCTGTTGAAGGAGCGCCGAAGTTCCACGCATCTCCCGGCCAACTCAAGGGTCGCAAGGCGATTCAGGTCGTTTCGGAGTTTCAACCAGAACACGTTCAGGTGAAACCCACGCAAGCTCAGCCTGCGGCAGAAACTACCTAGCCCGTGAAATTTATCAGCTTCGCACCTCGCAAGTTTGCCAGCAGTTGTCGACAAAATTTGACATCTGCTCGTGACTGCTTAACAATAAAAGAAAGCAGCTCGCCTGAGATTACCTTGTTGGGGCGAGTCGCTCCTCGACGGTCGACTTTTCTTTTTCCGTCGAGATCGGATTGAGTAAGAGCGCAATCGCATCTGTTCTGGTGCTCGTTCGCTAGGGCAATGCTTACCGAGACACGATGGGTTCGCACCCGCTGAGGTGCCTGTGCGGAAGTCGGTCCAGAGGATAGTTCCTCGTATCTTCTAGCCGATGAGACGCCAGGGCTCCAGCGACTCAGTTCCGATTGTTGAGGAGCCGTATCGATGGGAATTGCGATCAAGTGCCCCCACGGGCACAAGTTCAAGGTGAAGGATAAGTACGCTGGCAAAAAGGGGCTGTGCCCCTACTGCAAAGGCCAGGTTTTTGTCCGTGTCCCGACGCTTGAGGAAGCGGAGAGCCTCGAAGAACGCATCAGCCGTGCCGCTTCTGCCGAGCGAGTTGCGAATTCTCACGAGGGATCGTTAGGTGATTCTTCGATTTTCGACGACATGCCGAAGATGTCTGGCAGTGGCGGTTCGAGTGCCGGAAGTGGATTAAGCGGTAGCCTCGTCGGATCTTCGGCCGTGCGGCATAACATTAATTGTTCTTGCGGGGAGTCGGTCCCCATGTGGTTCGCCAAGTGCCCGAAGTGTGGAGTGTTCCTCGACAGTTTGTAGCCCACAAATACAAGCACGAAGCGCAAGCGAGTGAATATGTCGGAATACGATTCACTCGCTTGCGCTTCGTGCTTGTATTGGATTCAGCAACTTCTGCCGCCGGCCATCTGCGTGCCTGACCTTGTGGGCAACGGAGGCAGAGCTTCTTCGAGAACATCTTTCGCTTTAGGCCACGCGACCCATGCTTCAGCGAGCATCCACGCTTGAAGTCCCAAGATGGCGGTCCCGAAACCCACCAGCAGATAATTGCCACGCTGCCACCAGCCAGTGTCTCCGTTGAACATGTTCCAGAGCATCGCCCAAGCAGGCATGGTGAACATGAGCACCATAGGAATTGCAATAAACGCCACCGGCTTGCCGCGCCGCCAGAGATAGAACGCAGTGACCAACATCGCAAGTCCTGCAAGAAGTTGGTTCGTCGCGCCAAACAGCGGCCAGAGAATCATTCCGCCTGAACCCGGTCCAATCGGGCCCTTGATCATGGCAACAGCCAACCCGCAAGCGACGGCTGTGAAGGTCGCGACGTACATGTTGGTTAGCGGTTTGATCTGAAGCGAACTGCCAAGCTCTTGAATCACGTAACGTTGTAGGCGCGTGGCTGTATCGAGCGTGGTGGCTGCGAAACATGCCACCAATACGGCAATCACTGCCAGTGAGAACTTCAGTGGGATCCCTAATGCAGCTAAGAAGTTCGCACCACCTTCGACAAAGGCTCCGACTTTCTGGGGAAGACGATGATTTGCCCAGCCTCCGATAGTTTTCTTCGTGCCGTCAGCTGTGACTACCTCGGTGATTTTCGCTTGGTACTTACTCTCCCAGGCGGCTCGCCCGGTGAGTTGTGCGTCGCCGCTAGTCACTCCCATACCAAGTCCCGCACAACAGGCGAGAATTACTAGTACGGCAAGGGCACCTTCGAGCAGCATCCCGCCGACAGCGACGTACTGGGCGTCGGGTTCGCAGGCGACTTGCTTGCTTGTGGTGCCGGAACTAACTAGGCAATGAAAGCCGCTGACTGCTCCGCAAGCGATCGTCACAAACAAAAAGGGAAAAATCGGGGGGGCATCTGCAGGGATTTCTTCCGCGATTGCCGGCGTGCTCTCTCGAAGGTCCGCCTGCCCCGTGAGTGCCGCCACGGCGAGACCTCCCACAAGTAACGCGAGTGCAACGAAAAGTTGGTGACTGTTGATATAATCGCGCGGTTGCAGCAGCACCCAGACAGGAAGGACTGATGCGATAAAGCAGTAGACCATTAGTAGCGCTGTCCACAGTACCACCGGGTTGAACCTACTCACATCCAATCCGGTCAACCCTGCGAGCTGCGACGGCCACTCCGAGGGGAGAGTCAGCGGCAAACGATACGCTCCCCAGTAGACGGCTGCGTACAGAATCACCAACGCAATCAGCGACGGCAACAGTAGCCCGCCACCGCGACGATGCCAGTAACCAATCGCGACGGCAAGTGGCATCGCGATCCAAACGCTCAAGACCGATTCCGGGTAGAGCTTGAAGATCGAAGCGATCACCAGTCCAAAGATGGCTAGCACGATCGTCAACGCCAGAAATAGGACCGTGAGGAACAGGATTTTCGCCCTAGGAGAAATGATGCGACCGGCGATTTCGCCAACGGTTTGCCCACGATTGCGAAGGCTGACGACCAACGCCCCA
The genomic region above belongs to Lacipirellulaceae bacterium and contains:
- the ybeY gene encoding rRNA maturation RNase YbeY; the encoded protein is MTPRTSELIDNTQVASGDDSEPPGAGSASGVDSVEIAISNEQALLTIDEEAVRRAVRQVLSAGNEPSATISVAIVDDATMRPLNKQFLEHDYTTDVLSFALNEAEEPLSGELIVNAEYAAREAVEIGWSAEEEFLLYVIHGMLHLIGYCDKSDESAIKMRAAEKQILIKLGIQTSTSDSRWADGGQAKLSGRKGTTHS
- the folP gene encoding dihydropteroate synthase; the encoded protein is MDLTGKDAHRATVWQLRTRSLTFGELPLLMGIVNVTPDSFSDGGRFLGVESAVNQGLKLVAEGADILDIGGESTRPYSTQVELQEELNRVLPVIEQLAKETKVPISIDTSKATVAREAIARGAEIINDVTGLEGDPEMVSVAVESNAGVCAMHMQGTPQTMQDDPRYDDIVEEIGAYLAQRRDALLAAGLKRERICLDPGIGFGKTHQHNLTLMARCEAFHRLGCPLLVGHSRKGFLAKVIGDSETDRASATAGSAIALARQGVQVIRVHDVRVVRETLLAHHACESGNLPE
- a CDS encoding hemolysin family protein, which codes for MTLAVLFWTSLTAFFAAMLTNLGYRTLKEFSRHDLEEICQRNERHERLGQILRLHENVAIGVETLSALFTALAIVAGAACATMRWQLQPDASWQNLYGIAAGLGLVLVAARTWGPWALSRVFAARFLFNTWPLWRALAVVATPLSFIAKLLDTILHRLVGQTPQVIDEQAIEEEIRTIVSEGHREGLLEDDAREMIEGVIELGEDDVSQIMTPRTDMHMVSINLPWDEVIEDVIEAAHTRVPVYGENRDDIVGILYSKDLLPELSKPDQADRLPIVEILRKPVFVPETKRVDDLLQMFQQLRTHIAVVLDEYGGVSGLVTIEDVLEEIVGEIVDEYDPEQVEEIQRIDVDICEALGRAHVDEINVMMGLELPEDGDFDTIGGFVFTELGRVPQQGESVIWQNQVRVSVLEVSKRRIERVKIERLTSGQLEIA
- the bamD gene encoding outer membrane protein assembly factor BamD: MPRITAILLAIVVAPGCASLGVPTPSLPTFAGEGAPPGTAEWWKKNKKKAEFVPGEGYRVAGTEGFYDQEGRPIRTRVAKQVKPKEGGLLADVKLSDTFQDLKTQVGMGPDERIARTSYAQGEQLFREEKYNEAAKHFKETIARAPGSQLQQDAKFQLAESYFFAESYPKANDAYEQLIQDHPNSPHLDKVIRRQFDLARYWEAHHNYDPNWVTTPNLFDKRRPLFDTLGRAIKNYENIRLNDPTGPLADDAVMATANSYFLRGRYVDADYHYDLIRKEFPRSEHQYEAHLLGLECKLRRYQGSDYGGRPLQEAEKLAKQLRRQFGGQLDEEQRGRLREREARLRQLMAVRDYDLAQYHEGKKEYGAAKFYYQQIARDHPRTEAAEKSIERLAELKDKPDVPKEPLHSIMELLPQNAERTSIAQIPLLEEQPKLQDDSQIQMATRTTNEEQSDAGTIQR
- a CDS encoding HDIG domain-containing protein; the protein is MSNGNTQKRTRQQRVAAVELQPGVWRTLWSNLQRGGVLLRIGLAAGAALFLWAFTQSWDPPFEYQKGEIPQRDLVARTDFEQLDEKATEEAKEKARKLAVAIFNQDPAPLEQMRAQLVGEITKLLAAKSWEEVDSNLWAEFQPPLAPGTPDPTDEQRVAQFERFQEAFSEEGAIDKFAEELAAVMAPFEQWGLLEPLPAEWDANFEKIEVRTKDSESFGAQKEVSEVLIENVAAKLQQSLNERLSSLELAQKVFAWLRPRLKPTLVVDHDATHLAQDEMAENEPPVTKPYRAGEDVLATAGEPLSEDAMKLLELEYQQQSSDRTFAERLQRSVSILGMFVALYTLCAVYIYAREPKIINELLRLVTLLSLVVITVALAKIINQYSSAVDVLPLLLCGMTLAIAYGQELSLLISACIALIIVLTNGHDFPQALVLTATTAGAILVLKQVRTRSKLLLVGFTAAVVGFLTTLGVGTLYGRPLPLLLEEGGHLALWSVIAGSLMTVLLPAVERAFNVLTDMRLFELGDPALPLLQELVRRAPGTYNHSITVASLAESAAEAIGARGLLVRVGAYYHDIGKMLKPGYFIENQGQGDNRHDSLMPAMSTLVIIAHVKDGADLARQNNIPEALIDFIQQHHGTTLVEYFYRQANEQREKEDPEGSEVDESSFRYPGPRPQTREAGVLMLADAVESASRVLKEPTPSRIESLVEDLTMKRLLDGQFDESGLTLEEVRKVGESLVKSLTAKYHGRVKYPDQVTA
- a CDS encoding glutamate-5-semialdehyde dehydrogenase, with protein sequence MSLATERTIDTPEIATTDLATYCEEVAQRAKAASRALAQLPGEVKNTWLKRSAELLRTNLEPLAAANAIDLNAAPEFGLTKAQIDRLRLTPERIESIAVALEQIAQLPEPIGEVISSTVRPNGLRIDKTRVPLGVVFFIYESRPNVTADAAAICAKAGNAVILRGGKEAMQSSRAIVVLLQKAAREVGFPADAVQLVSTTDRAAVGHFLGLSELIDVAIPRGGEGLIRRVAAEATMPVIKHYDGNCHVYVDATADLEMAEQIVVNSKCQRMGVCNAAESLLVHADVASEFLPKIDKSLADEDVEIRGDERSCELISRAVAASDEDYGAEFLGPIISLKVVASAREAIEHINRYGSHHTDAVVTEDLKVATKFANEVDSAAVVVNASTRFNDGGEFGLGAEIGISTDKFHARGPCGVDELTSYKYVVNGSGQVRS
- the fliM gene encoding flagellar motor switch protein FliM, encoding MSDDTLSQEEMDSLLGGGDAPGESDESGTPAPRRQKVTVYDFKRPERVGKEQMRALQTMHEGFGRNFGASLSALLRTIVEVKLTSVDQLTYSEFVFSLENPTCFNLVNAEPLEGQLILDLNPSILFPIIDRMLGGSANSPPPARRPLTEIELRLVSKITNLFLREMQNAWENVLELNLSVDRVESNPQLVQIIPANEVIVLVSFELTVGSTRGMINLCIPFNSIERISSKLSSNSWVSYSRRPPTAESMQQISDHLAEAPVEVVVEMARTKITTADLLGLQVGDIVASEKDVNEPLLVSVEGAPKFHASPGQLKGRKAIQVVSEFQPEHVQVKPTQAQPAAETT
- the lptE gene encoding LPS assembly lipoprotein LptE translates to MLVRFSGKFVLLVLLGSSLSTGCASYRVGAQSLYAPDIATVYVPIIESDSFRRDLGERLTEAVIKEIESKTPFKVVGSPDADSVLSVRLVGDRKRVTIENQNDDPRSIEINMAVQVTWLNRRRIPIQPVATVPLPPEMLPVNQTGTLIPEVGQSVASAQQLSIQRLAERIVSTMEEPW